The following proteins are encoded in a genomic region of Brachypodium distachyon strain Bd21 chromosome 1, Brachypodium_distachyon_v3.0, whole genome shotgun sequence:
- the LOC100833334 gene encoding BEL1-like homeodomain protein 2, whose amino-acid sequence MSSSDPSYQQLGLDAISTCFIPSSSGSMMMCSSEAPFFHPSIVVPHDASFLSGSGSGVGADVAAHYNYMANDAMETDEDAYAGAESCSTVHSMSMLPAFAAGPLGFFQYGGPADVTIAQPPSRMSKLITGEPHCNSWLYDGPSAVSIHEPYYLAPFSGAGSFPAASGLSLRLGAALSSSVTMASLPEQSSDVSCSGLTHANSEGFGYQQQPETTVKAHAESDDGMPMPFQLPPYPEMYSTPPQLSQVLPRSRYAHVAQELLNGFAACLLNDVADHNISDFGPGNGGIGSEASSNKLMLPSIEQRQDDVRGDLLRLLQLMDQRCNRCFDDIQATASRFSSMVAHSGGGGGGGAIVAAPRFAHRAVWATYQRLRKRITGMMVAVAQREQQPSSLADKERRWESSFIQKHWALQQLRRGDQQSWRPQRGLPEKSVAVLKAWMFENFLRPYPKDNEKDMLAARSGLSRSQVSNWFINARVRLWKPMIEEMYEELKRSSGGREVEHLSSKDVVC is encoded by the exons ATGTCCAGTAGCGATCCATCTTATCAGCAGCTGGGGTTGGACGCCATCAGCACTTGTTTCATccccagcagcagcggcagcatgATGATGTGTTCATCCGAAGCGCCATTCTTCCACCCAAGCATCGTCGTCCCGCACGATGCGAGCTtcctctccggctccggctccggcgtcGGTGCAGACGTGGCCGCGCATTACAACTACATGGCGAACGACGCCATGGAGACGGACGAGGACGCCTACGCCGGCGCCGAGAGCTGCAGCACCGTGCACTCCATGTCCATGCTccccgccttcgccgccggcccgcTGGGCTTCTTCCAGTACGGCGGCCCGGCTGACGTCACCATCGCTCAGCCGCCGTCCAGGATGTCCAAGCTGATCACTGGAGAGCCACACTGCAACAGCTGGCTCTACGACGGACCCAGCGCCGTCTCGATCCATGAGCCGTATTACCTGGCGCcgttctccggcgccggcagcttCCCGGCCGCGAGCGGGCTCTCGCTCAGGCTCGGTGCTGCCCTGTCTTCGTCGGTCACCATGGCGAGCTTGCCGGAGCAGTCCTCGGATGTGAGCTGCTCTGGCCTAACCCATGCCAACAGCGAAGGCTTTGGCTATCAGCAGCAGCCTGAGACGACCGTGAAGGCACACGCAGAAAGCGACGACGGCATGCCGATGCCGTTCCAGCTTCCTCCTTACCCAGAGATGTACTCGACGCCTCCGCAGTTGTCGCAGGTGCTGCCGCGGTCGAGATACGCGCACGTTGCTCAGGAGTTGCTCAACGGCTTCGCTGCCTGTCTTCTGAACGACGTGGCCGACCACAATATCAGTGATTTTGGTCCAGGGAACGGCGGCATTGGCAGTGAGGCGAGCTCCAACAAGCTGATGCTCCCCTCCATCGAGCAACGGCAAGACGATGTGAGGGGCGATCTCCTGAGGCTCCTACAGCTG ATGGACCAGAGGTGCAACCGGTGCTTCGACGACATCCAGGCCACGGCGTCCAGATTCAGCAGCATGGTGGCGCACtcaggtggaggcggcggcggcggcgccattgtTGCCGCGCCACGGTTCGCGCACCGTGCGGTTTGGGCGACGTACCAGAGGCTCAGGAAGCGGATCACGGGCATGATGGTGGCTGTGGCACAGAGGGAGCAGCAGCCGTCGTCGCTGGCTGACAAGGAGCGGAGGTGGGAGTCGTCCTTCATCCAGAAGCACTGGGCGCTGCAGCAGCTCCGGCGCGGCGACCAGCAGTCCTGGCGGCCCCAGCGCGGCTTGCCCGAGAAGTCCGTCGCCGTCCTCAAAGCGTGGATGTTCGAGAACTTCCTCCGTCC GTACCCGAAAGACAACGAGAAGGACATGCTGGCGGCCAGGAGCGGTCTGAGCAGGAGCCAG GTCTCCAACTGGTTCATAAACGCGCGTGTCCGGCTGTGGAAGCCCATGATCGAGGAGATGTACGAGGAGCTCAAGAGGAGCTCGGGAGGCCGGGAGGTCGAGCATCTCAGCAGCAAAGATGTCGTCTGTTAG
- the LOC100840898 gene encoding abscisic acid receptor PYL2 — MEAHMERALREGLTEAERASLEGAVRAHHTFPGRAATCTSLVAQRVAAPVRDVWPIVRSFGNPQRYKHFVRTCALAAGDGASVGSVREVTVVSGLPASTSTERLEILDDDRHILSFSVVGGEHRLRNYRSVTSVTEFQGQEDAGAPPYCVVLESYVVDVPPGNTEDDTRMFTDTVVKLNLQKLASVAEESGSRTRD; from the coding sequence ATGGAGGCGCACATGGAGCGGGCGCTGCGGGAGGGCTTGACGGAGGCGGAGCGCGCGTCCCTGGAGGGCGCCGTGCGCGCGCACCACACCTTCCCCGGCCGCGCCGCGACGTGCACGTCGCTGGTGGCGCAGCGCGTGGCGGCGCCCGTGCGCGACGTGTGGCCCATCGTGCGCAGCTTCGGCAACCCGCAGCGGTACAAGCACTTCGTGCGCACCTGCGCGCTGGCGGCCGGGGACGGCGCCAGCGTCGGCAGCGTCCGGGAGGTGACCGTGGTTTCGGGCCTCCCGGCGTCCACCAGCACGGAGCGGCTCGAGATCCTCGACGACGACCGCCACATCCTCAGCTTCagcgtcgtcggcggcgagcaccGCCTCCGGAACTACCGCTCCGTCACCTCCGTCACCGAGTTCCAGGGCCAGGAAGACGCAGGGGCGCCCCCGTACTGCGTGGTCCTGGAGTCGTACGTGGTGGACGTGCCCCCCGGGAACACCGAGGACGACACCAGGATGTTCACCGACACCGTCGTCAAGCTCAACCTCCAGAAGCTCGCATCCGTCGCCGAGGAGTCCGGATCCAGGACGCGGGATTAA